tatatgatTATAACCATTATATATAGAAACTAACATAACATGTGCTATAGTTACCTTTAGTTAAGGGGAAGGTGCTGCTCATGAGAGGTACGTTTCCTACATTCTTATCTAAAACGTATCTACAGAGTGGAAAGAGACGACAATGTTCCATTTCTGCATCAGGTCTAGATCTCCAACCCCTCACTGTTCCTCTACAAAAAGCACAGACACAACAATCACTCTTTCCTGTATAACAGAGTCCCTCCTTAGCCAAAGGAGCCGGGTCTATCTCACGGTAAGGCCATTCTCCATTTTTAAACGTTTCTAGACGTTTATATTCAAATTGTAATTCGTTATTTATGGTAAACATtatagtgtctctctctctctatctttgaatGTTAATAAGATTATCAGAGATTCCTTTATGATGTGATGAATATCCCACAGTCGCCCACTATATGtaacaaatctaaaaataaatatatatcacaatcGCCCACTTTATATAACAAATTCTAAGAACGAACAGGATGGTGAATTTTAGCTACTAAACCTTTTTTGTGCTATATCCTTTTTAAGTTCTAGGTGATCGTTTTTTGGGCCCTCTGTCGTAGTGTTAAATTCCGTATTCCAAGATACTTGTCTGGAGTGATGAGGAGGTGTATTTGATTCCATCgttcatcattctttctttttatctcttttctttatcttgtcaGTCTAGAACAATATATTCAATTAATCTTGATACTCGTATTGACTatggtatatataattataacacCCAACTggaaatattaattaaaaaatgtCTCATTTCTATAGGAGGATAGgatttaaatattttctttttactatatAATGTGCTTATAATAACTTATCgtcgagacagagagggagaggaggaacattgttattattgctattatgtattgggtaaaaaaaaagagtaaacaaaTTATCAAGTGATACAAAAGTAAAtgtgaacattttttttatttatttaacatacatgtgaatatatacttgaagaaaaaaaaatattatagaaaTCACCGAAATGGTATTTGAATATTCAAAATTTATAAGAAAAACTTGTGAAGAATATCCTTACCATGTTAGCTACAATAACAAACCCAGTGCTAATAAGAATGCCGCTAATAAAGAAATTCGCTGTAATGCAATCAGGTGGTCTGTAAAAAACAactttgataatgctatagcatATTTGTTAGGAAAAAGTAAACATTTTATTAAAGGGGCTCATGCACCCAATCACGTATTTTTTCTGATAGTGACACTGTAAATGTTAGTATATTTGTCTATGCTAACCAATATTACTTACAAGAACAGCAAATCTTGAATGCTGTGGCCACTAATCCAGATCCTGTTAATCCAAATGCGGTTCAGGTGCAACAACCGGGATCAGTAGCAATACCCATAGGATTTGAAGCACCTGTATAGTAATGTGACGAATATTTTATTTGTCATGTTAACTAATTATTATATCCCCAAacgagatgatgaagaggaacgATTAAAATATTATAGAATCAAATAAATCTGGAAACCATAATGTTTTTACAATAAAACATAAGAAATCTCTGTATGCAGAAATTATAACAGATGCTTAATCAattcgatattatcatcatcgtcaccgttTGGTAATTTGCGTGAACGCGAGtgtataataagataaagaaagattcgGTTAAAGTGTCTTCAAATACTAACAATGAATTTTATGACACAGATAtgcaaaagaaatagaagaaacgagaaaaaaaagaaaatgaaatggaaacatGGCGAgaagagataattataataatattatttttagatTGCCATGCTGATTGTTGCTGCCGACTTATGGTATAAAAAcgctaaaaaaaacaacaacataaagacCTCTTtcgtaataatatgatgatatataaagttgacattattagtaataatgtttattttttatattggacTGTATTTAAAAACTAGCTGGAGTTTATGCAAAAACTAAACATTTGTGCAAAAATTGGACTTCGTCTATTATTAAAGATTATAGATAGGTAAAACCGAGATCTTCACAGGACATCCGGTAGACACAAGTCCTCAAGACTTTCCGAATAAACGTTTTTCGTCGACAAGGCAAGACCAAACGATctgtaaagaaaatataaataatgaatagtaTTCTCCGATTCGTTGATCTTTATGCAAAGTTAGAAAACTAGACATTCATATTATACAAAAACTAGACATTTgtataatatcactaataaaacataaaaagagaatCTCCTGGAGTTTGATTATCTGTGGTATATGTAAGATTAAAGAAAATACTAACCATATGTATTATAAACCTTTTCTTatacattgtaaaaaaaatatattatgttgaattaaaattatataataattattattccatATAACCTTAACATGAAGAAGGCTATACATTTTTTAATTGGgttaggagggggaagaaggagaaaaattaaaGTTCTAATAGAAACTGCAgtagtatataaatctatactaCGGActgctacaacaataacaacaagagacgctataaaaaatataaatatgaaatatggaGATTTTTTTAATTGGTAgcaataatactagtagtaacgataatagtaattatgatggtgacaatagtagtagtaacaatgattatgatgaaaccAGTGACATCGATTTAGATAACTATAACTCTGTAATATTGTTGTCTAAAGagtcaattaataataatgatatcaataataagaaaacactgaaaagaaaaaacgacGATGCCAGTATTTATCAAGGCGACTGTAAGAGGTTGTTGTCATTATCTGAAGATGCCAATaaatcattgttttcttttgagACTAACAGTGAAATGGTTAATATAATATCGAATCACGAAAAGATTGTCAGTAACGGCACAGAATCATTTATTGTATATGCTTCGACAAAGATGCCCCGAGAACATGTTGAATGTTTAATAATGTTCAAAGAGGAGATAACGCTTATTCTCCGTGAGTATGCTCAATTGGTACGTCGTCAACAATTGTTGAGAAATTTTAATACAAACAGTACCAGTTATTCAggtgaaatgataaagaaaatgattaatattatattgaaaattgataataatatgccTATTGATAAGTATAAAGATGTGGCCAGAGAAGCTCTATACATTTATCACCTCGTCGTGTCTAAGATGACGGGTCCAAAGCATTTAAAGAGGTTACGAACACCAGAACTTCAATTTGATTTTTGTACTTTGATAGCTTTACTATCACATAATGTAGAAATTGTAAAGAACATCTCGACAAAATATAGAGTTAGTAGTATTATTCAATTTGTATCGGCTTTAGATTGCCAGTGGTATTTATCTGTAGTACCAAATATATTATCCGTGTTTAACCGGAGTAATTCAATATGTCAAATACTTTGTTTTTCTTACGAAAGACATGCTCAGGTGAATATTACGCTGTGTCTCACCTATGCGTTGACCGAAATAAATACAGCTAATCTTGTACTGGGAGTGATCTTGTATCTTTTTCCTGAATGTCTAGAAGATATAAAGAGGACCGAGTTGATTAAGGATGAGAGTTTAATTGTCCCTCTTGCGAGAAAAATAATGGAACATTTAAGAAGCCTGTGGATTGAGAAATCCGATATAGCTAATGTTGCTCATTTTTTGTTAGGGACTTGTGTAGAAGGATTAGATACGATAAAGGTTTTCAGAAAACAAAACTATGATAAAAAGATATTAGCTGTATCCGTGATGGCTCAACAAAAGCTGAAACAACTCGGTCAGTCGATAAATTATTATTAGCTCAAACCAACATTGTTGCCAGTCGATAAATTATTATTAACTCAAACTAATATTGTTAGTATAAGTATTCTTTATTACTCTGttgtatataattgttattattattattattatccaaccGCATATTATTTGGTATTGGCTTGGTAATTTtatgttttatcatattttatttccgTATAATTATAAGCAACTATTTCTCTAAACTTTTCACTAAGCTCTATTATGAGAATATTGagatttatgatgatgacgagAGCGAAGTCGGATCTATTGATACCGGTCtctatgatgatgacgatgatgaaagagagagaaaatcgagatgaaataaattaatttatggtaaaataaaaaattaaaattggatattttttccttatacctttgtataaacttttttttcgtgCTCGATAGCTTTGCAATAAATTTGATTAATAGAAGGTTTCATCTTGAGGTCGAGAGGGGCGTAACTGTAGCAGACTGGTGTTTTTCCTTGTCTTCCGAAAGCTGCCTCACTCTTCCACAAATTATCATAACAGATTCTTCGCTCGGTGCCGATGCTTCATATTTATCGTGCGACGAGCCCTATGTGATATCAATACAAAatgcagaggagggagagtgtggcgATGGTGGAAGACGAAAACCTCGACTGTTGATTCCTTCGTTATCTGCTGCAGCTTCCATTACCGACAATATTGCCAAAATATAAATGTCAGTATTTAAAATACTTGCCAAGGTAGGATTACAAGACGCTATATTGGTGAGTGATTTCAAGCACAAAGAGAAGACAAGTCGTAGAAGATGTGTTAAAAAATTGTTGTCAAATCAGAGCGCTTATGATGCCATCATGCGCGATTTATACAAGCTTCGTGAACAAGCCTTAGGTGGTAGCTTAAGAGGTGTCGAATGCGCCTCTCCCGTTTCGGTAGCGTTGGGTGTATGGGCGGTAGGATTACTCgataatataatattcatattaagGGGGATCAGAAACGCATCCTCATCGACTCTGTTTACGAGAATGGCCAACGTCAATGTAGATGTTTACTCCGTCACAAAGTGTTTTAACGAGAATCTAGGCGAGACACTCCGCAAGACCGTCGAATCCAAAATAAATAATGTTGGAGATGCGGACAATCTCAAGTCGCTGTACAGAAATGTATTGCGAGAGAGACCTTCCAAAGGATTTAAAATTGGTAATTATATGAAGCATCGAGAATGGGCATCAGATTGGTCCAActatgagagggaaaaaaactgcACAATCAACCCGATTACGACATGAAGACTATGGCCCGtatttttaaaacctttcgccagggctggcgaaaggtttcgccgggcgatccggaatttcgtacttttaaaatcatgcctggcgaaagatcatattggaacagcctggcgaagcaaaggcgcgagagctgtttgaataccattttcttgctttcaagttataaattagtaacatatttgtgtatgataagatgtaggaatcacattgaaattataaaatatcttaaaatcataatttattaagaaataacgtatatacgtattttttttcaagaccttcgatgttccagtcgagagctgaagacatcagctgtattcctacccccctaccccttccccccacccccgagatgacttatttaggtttaggttgttgttattttggttgtaaggataatgttcttttcacaaatattaccagaagtgttttttatggcggcatgtttacttttggctatagaaacatagctgtagtgctccaccgccctataatgaggcgtctttaatgatacccttgtaggcctacagttcaatatcttacatcagttaggaatagtaaaatagtaatttttaaactcttgttaaagtataaagttattttttgtataaaagtataaggttgatatagtatagtataaagtacttttaaaacctttcgccaatgctggcgttcgcctggcgaagcttcgccaggcgaacatctgagtgagggaggccttacttttaaacccaaggcaggtgttcgccaggcctggcgaacgaaagggatcgccaggcgctaacatcttggattcctgctaaatctagcgcttcggcgaataaaaaaaaacgcgagaaaaagcaaaaggttttaaaagtacgggccataaagttaaccttgttatatagtataaagtgtagtatagcataaagttaattttgttatagtataaagatattttcaacttctttgttatagcataaagttaaatttgaactcctttgttatagtataaagtgagactattgtagaaacattttcgtcttctctcgaggttaataattaagtttaggttatgttatgtacactgcagatgtaaacaaatttgcgctagatttagcgggaatgcaagatgttagcgcctggcgaacgttgggtttaaaagtaaggcctccctcactcagaggttcgcctggcgaagcttcgccaggtgaacgccagcactggcgaaggttttaaaagtacgggcctatgtTAGGTGAAAAACGAAAATATGatcagggagaaggggaagatgaaggaaaaggagaatacgCTTATCATATCATTCAGTTATTTGCTCAATCATTTTTGGAAACCATGTGTTCAATGCTTTCTACACTTTACGAAATAAGCGATCCGTTTTCGGTAGAAGGTTTCAAATCCCTGAGCACAAGCttaaacaaacataataaaagaTTAATGTATTTGGGATCATTCTTGATTCCCTTTACTTCTAGCTCCCCTGATGATGTATTGCCAACACcactaccattaacatcatcacctaATACAAATCAAACAATCAGCATACATGTCCCTTTGTTATTCATTACTTTTCCGAGTGATAATACAATGGACGAGAAACCAATAACTCGAATTAGAATAACCGATAGGTTAACGGTCGAAgatacaacaaagataatgagcATCTTGAATAACAATGatcaaaaagatgataaaaatgctcTACTACAAGGATGTGTTCCTATATTTTGGGGACAAGCAATCCCAAGCGATAATCATCTTAAAAATAAAGTCTTTATTGATTGGTTCAGGTCAGTTGTTCAGATGACCCAAGCCGGCATTAATAGGAGTAGCATAGGCACCGGGGTATTGTTAGCAAAAACGGCTCTGGCAAAATGCGGCCATGGTCCTGTTCGTATCGTTGACCGTCATGGAAAAGAGATTACTGCCAATTCGTTCTCGAAGACACAACAGAGGCGAATGAAGGTCAACGCAAAGTACGCCAGAGAGTGTCTACACGAACTGGGAAGAGCTCTAACCCAGTGGATGTATCAACCCCATCGTGATTCAAATACAGACGCACTATCGCTAGTGCGTCTGTTCAGCAATGCTAAAATTGTTTCGCTTTTACACGATCTAGCTTACACCGAGAGAAAACTTATTGCTGATATTGGAGAGGGTGGTCAAAATGTGCCCATTTACGAGAGTGCTAAGAATTCGCTTTACGACACATTGTTATACACCATCAACAATACCGAGAGATCCTTAGGGAATTTAAATATCGACAGTGCGTcccttggtggaggaggaggcgtcgACGGTAGTgataagatgagaagaagaggagacgaggaacACATCATAGCTAGCTTGCCTCACGATGTGGCCACAGTCTTAAATTTGAGAGGTTTACTCAAGCTGGACAAGACGTTTAGATTCCTCCTGGACGAACACCGAAAGTCTAATTTAACTGCCTTATCCAAATACTTAACAAATATTAGCAACATGCTACTACAAGGTTCGATTAACCATCTCGCAGGAATCGACGAAACATAAAACTTTACGGCGGAACCTCAGCGCATGCGAGCTCTCAATAACCTGTCGCAGAAAAACATTGCCAGCTATATCAAGAACATCGACAATGTAAACAGAGCTTGGGGTAACAAACGGAATGCGGGTGTTGCTTTTTCGACTCTTGCTGACTGGATCTCGCGAGAGCTCGTCTCTGACAGATAGGCCGGTCTACATTATGGTAGAAACGAGTCCCTTCAACCTGCACGGTCCCGGAGGTTTTAACCGCAATGTTGTACGCTTGCCGGTCTTTGTTATTTCGAAACTTATTGCCTATAAAGTCTACTTGGATAAATGCTTGCACAATAAAACTTCACATCAGATAAGACGGCTAACCGAACTCGTCCTCTCAGGCTCCTTTTGTCAGTCCACGTCCGCCATTTTCCTCGCCCCaccccttgtttttcttttctttctttctttcttttccttctctcctttctttttttttctctctctatctctcctacgCACGTTAttcgcctcctccttttttctcttcctttttcctttaatcCGTTTCCTCCCTGATTTTCCCATTCTTTTCCCTCATATTCCCCCACTTTCtacttttccacacacacacacacacacacacacacacacacacacacacacacacacacacactcgcacacacacactcacacacacatacacacacacacacacacacacacacacacacacacacacacacacacacacatatatattatcatcattattattattattattacatatatgtgtatatatgtatgtatcgtatcgtatgtatgtatgtatgtatgtatgtatgtatgtatgtatgtatgtatgtatgtatgtatgtatgtatgtatgtatgtatgtatatatatatatatatatatatatatatatatatatatgtatatatgtatatatgtatatatgcgtatatatatatatatatatatatatatatatatatatatatatatatatatatatatacacatgcatctatacataaagaaagaaactatgtatatacacatacacacatataccgaAACATATCTAGACCTACTATTTCTCCCAACCGTTTTCCCTTCACACCCTCCTCTCCGACCCGGCACTCTCCGCTTCACCCTCTTCCCGCACCTGACGCCTCCGACCCACACGAGCCACGCCCTCGCCCGGCCATAGTCCCCTGTCAAGCCGCAATACCGCTTCGCACCGTTGCTCTGaggctatttttctttttcttttttttcaatgatttgtattacgttttttttggtattggtattattattgttattctttttattatcattattagtgttatcattaatgatattaatgttataattactatgatcattatctttatcgttctcgttgctattatcagtactatagccattattattgttactaatgttattatcgttattatttttataatgataataatttttaataattattattgttgttataatattttttattagtattagtactgtatcattgttataattgttagtatcattgttattattgttgtaataattattatgataattgttattatcattatcattagtcttatcattgttgttattattattattgttattatcatcattaccattatgattattattgttatcattattcttattatagttattaatatgatcattatcattattattatttttactgtttagcgttattgttgttactattattccgATCTTCCTCACTCGCTTCCTAATCACCCtcgccttctccatctcttcctcctgttcttcatgTTGCTACTGCTTGTGAAGGaaagtatcttttcttctttttatttcatttttgttgcaTTCTCACACAGCTTATTGTGCGAATTAGAAGGTTCAGGGTTCGGTGTTTTGGTCGAATCCTTTGAGCGGATCAGTTGTGATTCGGCAGCCAGGGTTCATTACGCTGCGAAGTCTTGGCTATTGAGGTATGacaattttcgtttattttgtttttatagttaTAGTGACAGTAtcctttggtattattattttttgttgtatcaaGAAAATGAATTATCGCTCATGTAATGTTCTCTGATATTTTGTTTACTGAATAGGACCCGGTTTTTTAGAGACGTCTCGAAAACATCTGATCTAGGCCTGGCTGATCATGTCATCTTCCCTTCGTATTTCTCATGGTATTTGGAGCTCCGTCGCCTTGTTCTTCTCTGTGGAAAGGGATTACAGTGTTTACCGTGGAATATATGTACACTGCGATCATCTGACAGTAGAGGGggactcattttctttatttacttaacgcctgtctgtgttgattttattctacttttgatttgtactttcatttttcttttgttggattatgtattttattattatttctcagtGATATATTCGGTTGATTCTGCTTGTATTAACTGTACTGTTTACCCTTTGCTTTTGTACATGATGTATGCCATAAGTTGGactttttgttaatttttgtaactttccatattgttattaatgtagcatcattcttgtgttattttattttgtcggTTTGGTCACTTCACCAGCCTTCCATTATTGTTTGTAAAGATTATTTTGTAACTGCTTTATTAGTCAGTATgaccttctttttttcatttacttacccTATTTGTTATGTTAATTTTGCATAATCATTTACTGCCATTATTTCTTATGCCATGATATtagtcaataatatcaataaattgtGTGTAAGGTAATCTTGTGTCTTGTTTTCTAACCTTGAACAATCCTTTGATTATTTGTTGAATATTAagaacctggcactcacatgTGGCAACCTTGCCAGGATTGTTCAGGTTGGATACATATACTGGATTATCTATTATTCAGTCAGGATATGTCCTACAGAATCCTCGCCATCCTTGGGGCCCGGAGGCGTGCATTTTCTCATTGAATGTATGTAGTACTTGCTTGTTATTCTTATAGAGATTTTTGTGGGCGGTTATTGTCTGTTTGAAGCAGTCTACTCATGCACATTGTAAACGCTCTGTTGGTCGAGCGTGTTGGTCATCGCTGTTACAAGGTGCAGGCAGTGGCTTTCTAGTGGTAGATGTATTATTGTGTGTAATCTATTATTTGGTGAGTTACTCTTGCCCAATCATGTCTGATTATACATTTGAAGTCTTGAGGCAGCAGGCAGAGTCTTTAGAACTCACAGGTGTAGATGCTGCTAGGTATATTCAAGAACAACAAATAGCATATAGAGatgaaagagctaaagagagagaaccagagaaaatTAGGATTGAGGCAGAGAGAAAGTAAAGTTGGCTCATGATCTTGAAATGGCTAAAACTAATAGTAGTCCTTGTATTTGAGCAAGTGCAAATATATCTTGTCGTTCCTCATTGCCTGTCTTCTGGGATGGAGAAGATATTGCGTCTTATCTTGTGAGGTTTGAACGCGTGGCTTGTCTTCTTGGAGTATCACCAGCCACGTATACTGTCCAGCTGGGGAGTCTGTTGACCGGTAAAGCTGTAAGCATatacacttctctttctcctgaagTTACTAGAGATTACGAGGCTCTAAAGAAAGCTCTTCTTAGAGGGTTTAACAAGACTCCAGATCAGTATCGCATGGATTTTAGATCCAGTAAGATCAAAGTTGGGGAGACATATCAACAATTTTCCATTTATATTGGTAGATTGTTTGATCAGTGGCTGAAATATAGGAATATTGAGAAGTCGTATGAATCCATAAGGGAATTCATGATCTTTGATCAGTTAATATCTTCTCTATCATCTGACATAAGAATGTTTATCAAGGAACGTAATACCTCCTCCCTTGATGCTGCTGTAGAGCTACCTGATACTTGGGCTTCTGCACATAATGCATACCCAAAGATTAATAGTGGATAAAATAAGAGAAACCCAAAATCTCATAGTTCAGAGGGAAATGTACCACCTACATCCAGTAACAGTAAGGTGACAATTCAGTGTCTTTATTGCAAAGGGTTTGGACATATCAAACCAAATTGTCCCAAAAATTCATCTAAATTTAAAAGTGACATCAGAGTTGGGTTCTATTTTGATGATACTACTCCAAGGGAATTACTAACCTCTGGTACAGTTAATGGATCCTGGGTCTCTACAATCCTTCGTGACACTGGTTGGTCATGTATCATTGTGTCTGAAGAAGTATTACCTGATGTTGATGTATCATTGTGTAAGAAAGTTAAGGTCTTTGATTATTTGGGTAGATTGAATATCTTTCCTCAAGTCCGTTGCTATCTCAAATGTCTGTTCTATGATGGTTGGGTAAATGCTCTGCGAGCAGCTATCAAATTTTGTAGTGATCTGGTAGGCAATTACCCTGGGGTTAGAAATGTTAACATTCAACGTAAAATAGTACCTGATCAGATTTCTCAAGTTGTTGAAACCATATCTTCCAGAGTTAAACGTGTTCATCGTTTAGTCTTGCCAAAGTTGGAACCTCTTAAAGTTACCCCAGAAGAGTTTGCTCGGTTGCAAATTGCGTGTGCTTCCTTACATTCCATTCATGAGAAAGTAGAGActggagaggaagataaatctCTGTATGAGAAAA
The nucleotide sequence above comes from Penaeus vannamei isolate JL-2024 chromosome 6, ASM4276789v1, whole genome shotgun sequence. Encoded proteins:
- the LOC138861938 gene encoding uncharacterized protein; this translates as MRALNNLSQKNIASYIKNIDNVNRAWGNKRNAGVAFSTLADWISLLCELEGSGFGVLVESFERISCDSAARVHYAAKSWLLRTRFFRDVSKTSDLGLADHVIFPSYFSWYLELRRLVLLCGKGLQCLPWNICTLRSSDILRQQAESLELTGVDAARYIQEQQIAYRDERAKEREPEKIRIEAERKFERVACLLGVSPATYTVQLGSLLTGKAVSIYTSLSPEVTRDYEALKKALLRGFNKTPDQYRMDFRSSKIKVGETYQQFSIYIGRLFDQWLKYRNIEKSSEGNVPPTSSNSKVTIQCLYCKGFGHIKPNCPKNSSKFKSDIRVGFYFDDTTPRELLTSGTVNGSWVSTILRDTGWSCIIVSEEVLPDVDVSLCKKVKVFDYLGRLNIFPQVRCYLKCLFYDGWVNALRAAIKFCSDLVGNYPGVRNVNIQRKIVPDQISQVVETISSRVKRVHRLVLPKLEPLKVTPEEFARLQIACASLHSIHEKVETGEEDKSLYEKIVGLIYRKCETSTFKALMFETFLDPVIIIKGCLPKADYLQFHLNQCQSLQSTFLEGHGNGRVDHFHSTLKSCLHKLYCDKPKDWHRYIVPTLFALREIPSDRTGFLSFELLYERSVRAAENADISSSRYKTYFDLKSQDRKFDPGDEVLVLLPDSSGVVFTRYWSFCLDEALDANPHLPLTPDGHESDELLSYLSVSSELDKDQTSDVKILLKEFSDVFSELPGCTETMEHDIILASSDNFPVVMVKKSDGTYRMAIDYRSLNSVTVFHVESSCTIDEDLHKFSELDIF